In one window of Desulfurella amilsii DNA:
- a CDS encoding tetratricopeptide repeat protein yields MKRFVIVLILLLSFSIVSCQSMQTGANQSNISKTAQIYYEMAKNIITNKDYSRLPEAFSYLDKARQIEPSNPNIYFIYALAYRLKKDDNTAKQYLDKTTSLDKNYYDAYNELGVIYYDEKEYSKAKELFDKLINTLTYSNVDVAYYNRAILYIKLNESPKAINDLQSAIMYSDYKNPLYWHKLIEVYFYEKDYQKALLVIQDMESHLGPSDYINYTKALCYYHLGLFDQAKDSLSKIANTDNYYTIEKDLLLKKMQH; encoded by the coding sequence ATGAAAAGATTTGTAATTGTTCTAATTTTGCTATTGAGTTTTTCCATAGTATCGTGCCAAAGTATGCAAACAGGTGCTAACCAAAGCAATATAAGCAAAACAGCCCAGATATACTACGAAATGGCAAAAAATATTATTACCAATAAGGATTATTCAAGATTGCCAGAAGCTTTCTCTTATCTTGATAAAGCAAGACAAATCGAACCTTCGAACCCAAATATTTACTTTATTTATGCACTTGCCTATAGGCTAAAAAAGGATGACAATACTGCAAAACAATACTTGGATAAAACTACCAGCTTAGACAAAAATTATTATGATGCATACAATGAATTGGGCGTAATATACTATGATGAAAAAGAATACTCAAAAGCTAAAGAATTATTTGATAAACTAATTAATACATTGACTTATTCTAATGTAGACGTTGCTTATTATAATAGAGCTATACTGTATATAAAGCTAAATGAGAGTCCCAAAGCTATAAACGACTTGCAAAGCGCAATAATGTACTCAGATTATAAAAATCCTCTATATTGGCACAAATTAATAGAAGTTTATTTTTATGAAAAAGATTACCAAAAAGCGCTTCTAGTTATTCAGGATATGGAAAGCCACTTAGGTCCATCAGATTACATTAATTACACAAAAGCATTGTGTTACTATCATTTAGGATTATTTGATCAAGCAAAAGATTCTCTATCCAAAATTGCAAATACAGATAATTATTATACTATCGAGAAAGATCTGCTTTTAAAGAAAATGCAGCATTGA
- a CDS encoding HDOD domain-containing protein, with translation MILEEEKKFFIQDMIEEVHLEAFPQAANQILSLLNDENVSIYNLSKIVSHDSYIAATLIRLANSPFYGVKNKVTDLMHAISIIGLDSVKRLVLTISARSMFKDYDFIDKFLWEHMISVAIVSQTISFKFNLFNENISYVAGLLHDIGKTVMHKSKKINYESIIEKLNSNDNLLSIGLEEEFFGFNHCDVAKELLNSWNFDNLVVEAIYSHHSKNFSDSDARKLSAVINFSDYAVNWLSIGRIKPYRAIPLQDLESFNILKIHIDDMDSFLQELLKRINFSKEMF, from the coding sequence TTGATTTTAGAAGAAGAAAAAAAGTTTTTTATACAAGATATGATTGAAGAAGTTCATTTAGAAGCATTCCCTCAAGCTGCAAATCAGATTTTATCACTTTTAAACGATGAAAATGTAAGTATATATAATTTATCAAAAATAGTTTCGCACGATTCATATATTGCAGCAACCCTAATAAGACTAGCTAATTCTCCATTCTATGGTGTAAAAAATAAAGTTACAGACCTTATGCACGCAATATCAATTATCGGTTTAGATAGCGTAAAAAGATTGGTTTTAACAATTAGCGCAAGGTCTATGTTTAAAGACTACGATTTTATTGATAAGTTTTTATGGGAGCACATGATTAGTGTTGCCATTGTTTCTCAAACGATTAGTTTTAAGTTTAATTTGTTTAATGAGAATATCAGCTATGTGGCAGGCTTACTGCACGATATTGGAAAAACGGTTATGCATAAGAGCAAGAAAATAAATTACGAATCAATCATTGAAAAATTAAACTCAAACGATAATTTGTTGAGTATAGGATTAGAAGAGGAATTTTTTGGTTTTAATCATTGCGATGTTGCAAAAGAGTTATTAAATTCATGGAATTTTGATAATTTGGTTGTAGAAGCTATTTATTCACATCATAGTAAAAATTTTTCAGATAGTGACGCAAGAAAACTCTCAGCTGTTATAAATTTTTCCGATTATGCAGTTAATTGGTTATCCATTGGTCGGATAAAGCCTTATCGAGCAATCCCTTTGCAGGATTTAGAATCTTTTAATATTTTAAAAATTCACATTGATGATATGGATAGTTTTTTACAAGAATTATTAAAAAGAATAAATTTTTCAAAAGAAATGTTTTAA
- a CDS encoding BCAM0308 family protein — protein MKTNLYAQRNERLYLKNKKYKEPTVCKICGLVFIDGIWKKTEKPKGEYFEDVCPACRRIKDNYYGGILNLKSDILKSKKDEIVNLMKNKEKESENINPLRRIGKIEVVNDSEMNVYTTFEHLAVAIGKAILRAFKGDLEIKYKEDDKVARVYWIK, from the coding sequence ATGAAAACGAACCTTTATGCGCAAAGGAATGAAAGGCTTTATCTGAAGAACAAAAAATACAAAGAGCCTACTGTTTGCAAGATTTGTGGGCTTGTTTTTATCGATGGTATATGGAAGAAAACTGAAAAACCAAAAGGCGAATACTTTGAAGATGTATGTCCAGCGTGCAGAAGAATTAAAGATAATTACTATGGGGGCATCTTGAATTTAAAAAGCGATATACTTAAATCAAAAAAGGACGAAATAGTAAATTTAATGAAAAATAAAGAAAAAGAAAGCGAAAATATCAATCCACTAAGAAGGATAGGAAAAATTGAAGTAGTAAATGATAGCGAAATGAATGTTTATACTACTTTTGAACACTTAGCCGTAGCTATTGGCAAAGCTATCTTAAGGGCTTTTAAGGGTGACTTAGAGATTAAATACAAAGAAGATGACAAAGTAGCAAGGGTTTACTGGATTAAATGA
- a CDS encoding NAD-dependent epimerase/dehydratase family protein: MKILVTGASGFVGKNLISRLSCKYRLYGFSRKKREGINYFKGDIANIEDLEKAIVNVDTVVHLAGLIRGSKKAFYTTNVLGARNLSILAAKHNIKKIIYVSSLAAKGPLEKNEPVSYYGYTKRLGELELLKNSHRYDLIVLRPPVIYGPNEQEVYKLIKFTKKTGIFFAIDDIRLSFVYVDDLIDAIDIALQHKWDGPKIYTICENTYYDFFEIANIIAYHLGQNIKTVAFPRIILDAVFFGLKESGIFFDKINEIKAHLWVCKSNEFMRDFGFKVNHNLFSGMYKTIRWYRENGWL; encoded by the coding sequence ATGAAAATATTAGTTACAGGTGCAAGCGGTTTTGTTGGTAAAAATTTAATTAGCAGGCTATCTTGTAAGTATCGTCTATATGGTTTCTCTAGAAAAAAGAGAGAAGGTATAAATTATTTTAAAGGTGATATTGCCAATATAGAAGATTTAGAAAAAGCAATAGTTAATGTAGATACAGTAGTGCACCTAGCGGGTCTAATTAGAGGATCAAAAAAAGCTTTTTATACAACGAATGTTTTAGGTGCAAGAAACTTAAGTATCTTAGCAGCAAAGCATAACATTAAAAAGATAATATATGTAAGCTCACTTGCAGCTAAAGGCCCATTGGAGAAAAATGAGCCTGTTTCATATTATGGCTATACAAAAAGACTTGGCGAGTTAGAGTTGTTAAAAAACTCCCATAGGTATGATCTTATAGTTTTAAGACCACCTGTAATTTACGGACCAAATGAACAAGAAGTGTATAAATTGATTAAATTTACTAAGAAGACTGGTATCTTTTTTGCTATTGATGATATTAGATTAAGCTTTGTTTATGTTGATGATTTGATTGATGCTATAGATATAGCACTTCAGCATAAATGGGATGGGCCAAAGATATACACAATATGTGAAAATACGTATTATGATTTTTTTGAAATTGCTAATATTATTGCGTATCATTTGGGTCAAAACATAAAAACCGTAGCATTTCCTAGGATAATTTTAGATGCAGTGTTTTTTGGTTTAAAAGAAAGTGGTATTTTTTTTGATAAAATAAACGAAATTAAGGCCCATTTGTGGGTTTGCAAAAGTAATGAGTTTATGCGCGATTTTGGTTTTAAAGTAAACCATAATTTGTTTAGCGGTATGTATAAAACTATAAGGTGGTATAGAGAAAATGGATGGCTATAG
- the mtnA gene encoding S-methyl-5-thioribose-1-phosphate isomerase, producing the protein MDGYRPFIFNDDDEFFIIDQRFLPNIKEVKLNNLEDVYKAIKDMAVRGAPLIGIVAAFGYYLAVKNAKDFDELNQTSNVAYASLIATRPTAINLKWALESQKEVIKENAFLPVEKIIKKVRANAFSIYESQKRADYQMAQNAIALFDKPMRILTHCNTGSFATGGIGTALGIIKYSANKNLVKEIYVDETRPYFQGSRITAFELSDEKIDYKIVTDSACGILMQKNLVDCVIVGADRIARNGDVANKIGTYCLACLAKAHNVKFFVAAPESTIDRSFNDLSSIEIEIRDDSEILHFNGISLAPEGAKALYFAFDVTPHHLIDAIITEKTVYKPEFNL; encoded by the coding sequence ATGGATGGCTATAGACCATTTATATTTAATGATGATGATGAATTTTTTATTATTGACCAAAGATTTTTGCCGAACATAAAAGAAGTTAAGTTAAACAATCTTGAAGATGTATATAAAGCCATAAAGGATATGGCAGTAAGGGGTGCCCCACTCATTGGCATTGTAGCAGCGTTTGGATATTATCTTGCGGTAAAAAATGCTAAAGACTTCGACGAATTAAACCAAACATCAAATGTTGCTTATGCAAGCCTTATTGCAACAAGGCCAACGGCTATAAACTTAAAATGGGCTCTTGAAAGCCAAAAAGAAGTTATTAAAGAAAACGCATTTTTACCTGTTGAGAAAATAATTAAAAAGGTTAGGGCGAACGCATTTTCAATTTACGAAAGTCAAAAGAGAGCTGACTATCAAATGGCTCAAAACGCCATTGCTTTGTTCGATAAACCTATGCGTATTTTGACACATTGTAATACAGGCAGTTTTGCAACAGGAGGTATTGGTACAGCACTTGGGATTATAAAATATTCAGCAAACAAGAATCTTGTAAAAGAAATTTATGTTGATGAGACAAGGCCATATTTTCAGGGCAGTCGGATTACAGCTTTTGAGCTTTCTGACGAAAAAATTGATTATAAGATTGTAACAGATAGTGCGTGCGGGATTCTAATGCAAAAAAATTTAGTTGACTGCGTAATAGTTGGTGCTGATAGAATTGCAAGAAATGGCGATGTGGCTAATAAAATAGGTACGTACTGCTTAGCTTGCCTTGCAAAAGCTCATAATGTAAAGTTTTTTGTTGCAGCACCAGAATCGACAATTGATAGGAGTTTTAACGACTTAAGCAGCATCGAAATAGAAATTAGAGATGATAGTGAAATACTACATTTTAATGGTATTTCTCTGGCACCAGAGGGAGCAAAAGCGCTTTACTTTGCTTTTGATGTTACACCACATCATCTAATAGACGCTATAATTACAGAAAAAACTGTTTATAAGCCAGAATTCAATCTATGA
- a CDS encoding enoyl-CoA hydratase/isomerase family protein, which produces MSYTVFENIENIGILTLSRYQKRNAINLEFMNELYQIILNIKNMDIKALLVKSTGNVFCSGGDIDYFATLDSKEKAISMSYAMHCLLNEIENLEVPTIACINGSAVGGGAEFIMAFDIRFLESDSFIQFKEIQMGVTTGWGGTYRLVNIVGKSKALELLLSAKPIYAQEALKIGLINNYFDKEVIFEETFKFCKTFAQEDLNLIKPIKTLVKHSVEKTNNEAMAQERDVFSQTWMLGKRQSIMEKFVKRKK; this is translated from the coding sequence ATGAGTTATACTGTATTTGAAAATATCGAAAATATTGGTATTTTGACGCTGAGTCGCTATCAAAAAAGAAATGCTATTAATTTGGAATTTATGAATGAACTATACCAAATTATCTTAAATATTAAAAACATGGATATTAAAGCATTACTTGTTAAATCCACGGGTAATGTTTTTTGCTCTGGCGGTGATATTGACTATTTTGCTACATTAGATTCTAAAGAAAAAGCTATAAGTATGTCCTATGCCATGCATTGTCTATTAAATGAAATAGAAAATTTAGAAGTGCCTACAATTGCTTGTATAAACGGCAGTGCAGTTGGTGGTGGTGCTGAGTTTATTATGGCCTTTGATATAAGATTTTTAGAAAGCGATAGTTTTATACAGTTTAAAGAAATACAAATGGGTGTGACAACTGGGTGGGGTGGCACATATAGGCTTGTAAATATTGTTGGCAAAAGTAAAGCCTTGGAGCTTTTGCTTAGTGCAAAACCCATATACGCTCAGGAGGCATTAAAAATTGGACTTATTAACAATTATTTTGATAAAGAAGTTATTTTTGAGGAAACTTTTAAATTTTGTAAAACTTTCGCACAAGAAGATTTGAATCTTATTAAACCTATAAAGACACTTGTTAAACACTCTGTTGAAAAAACAAATAACGAAGCTATGGCACAGGAGCGGGATGTTTTTTCGCAGACATGGATGCTTGGTAAGAGACAATCCATAATGGAAAAATTTGTAAAGAGGAAAAAATGA
- the ftsY gene encoding signal recognition particle-docking protein FtsY: protein MSIFDIFKKIKSGFGDEKETPKDKPITDSYLEQLEELLITSDFGVSVTQRIIEEINSNMGGSVKTIRDAEFVIRKILLSVLESVEKPLYIKGSPFVILVVGINGSGKTTTIGKLASLYQERGKSVLLVAADTFRAAAIEQLQEWAIRNSCDILAPSPKTDPAAVAYDGVHKAIAKNYDIVLVDTAGRLHTQKHLMEEVKKIKRVIGKLGNYPNEVLLVLDSTIGQNALIQAKEFNNALDVSGVVLTKLDSTSKGGIIFAISQDLKIPIRYIGMGEKIDDLKAFVARDFIESLLNPIA, encoded by the coding sequence ATGAGTATTTTTGATATTTTCAAAAAAATAAAATCGGGTTTTGGCGATGAAAAAGAGACGCCAAAGGATAAACCTATAACGGATAGTTACCTTGAACAGCTTGAAGAATTGCTTATTACTTCGGATTTTGGTGTAAGTGTTACGCAAAGAATTATTGAAGAGATAAACAGCAACATGGGTGGTTCGGTTAAAACAATTAGGGATGCTGAGTTTGTTATAAGGAAAATACTCTTAAGCGTGCTTGAAAGTGTAGAAAAACCGCTTTATATAAAGGGCTCTCCTTTTGTTATTTTGGTTGTTGGGATCAATGGCTCTGGGAAAACTACTACAATAGGAAAACTCGCAAGTCTTTATCAAGAGCGCGGCAAAAGTGTGTTGCTTGTAGCAGCTGATACATTCAGAGCAGCTGCAATTGAGCAACTACAGGAGTGGGCCATAAGAAACTCCTGTGATATTCTTGCACCATCGCCAAAAACAGATCCAGCAGCGGTAGCCTACGACGGTGTTCATAAAGCTATTGCAAAAAATTACGATATAGTTTTGGTTGATACAGCTGGTAGGCTTCATACACAAAAACATTTAATGGAAGAAGTAAAAAAAATAAAACGCGTTATTGGGAAATTAGGTAATTATCCAAATGAAGTGTTGCTTGTACTTGATTCTACAATTGGGCAAAATGCGCTTATTCAAGCAAAAGAATTCAACAATGCCTTAGATGTAAGTGGTGTAGTTTTAACTAAGCTTGATAGCACATCAAAAGGTGGTATTATCTTTGCAATAAGTCAGGATTTAAAAATTCCTATCAGATACATAGGCATGGGTGAAAAAATAGATGATTTGAAGGCATTTGTTGCACGAGACTTTATAGAATCGTTACTTAATCCTATAGCTTAA
- the murJ gene encoding murein biosynthesis integral membrane protein MurJ produces MFKNIKIIAFFTILSRILGFVRDFLITRYFGADIYTDMFFVAFKIPNHFRRIFGEGAVNSSVVPILSKIDQNDPEKAKIAVGNLILVFGSILLIFTILGIIFSKGLILISAPGLLNSAHIKILDLLVKINFSYIFFIGMAICFMGIMNSYNQFGVGAFSPSLLNISMIASMLILYNFFHPHIYTLCFGVVIGGILQMVFSYYGLKLGKIPIKYTFKIEDSTKQILKLMSVTAVSGSVLQIGDMIDTFIASFMKVGSISYLYYANILFQLPFAIVVLAISQATLPQLSKLEKTQLVENTNSLLKIIFNLSIPITLYFIFFGKDLITIIFQHGKFTPQDTAHTDIALTMFMLGFLFFSQLRIVNNAFYAIKDVKTPLRAAILAVLSKLVISPLFAIIFGFWGLALALSFVGLINLIILSYYFKKKIGKIVYKVPKESIVLFFVLLTISIILKYIDFSKTYTIDAIFRLAFSTLIYAPIGLYIIKKELLSYRIK; encoded by the coding sequence ATGTTTAAAAATATTAAAATAATAGCTTTTTTTACCATATTATCAAGAATACTAGGGTTTGTAAGGGATTTTTTGATTACGCGATATTTTGGTGCAGACATCTATACAGATATGTTCTTTGTAGCTTTTAAAATACCCAATCATTTTAGAAGAATATTTGGCGAGGGTGCCGTTAATTCCTCTGTTGTACCTATATTATCAAAAATAGATCAAAATGACCCAGAAAAAGCCAAAATAGCTGTAGGTAATTTAATATTGGTTTTTGGTAGCATTCTATTGATTTTCACAATATTAGGAATCATTTTTTCCAAAGGGTTAATTTTGATATCAGCCCCAGGTTTACTTAATTCTGCCCATATTAAAATTCTTGATTTACTAGTAAAAATTAATTTTAGTTATATCTTTTTTATTGGCATGGCAATATGCTTTATGGGTATTATGAACAGCTACAATCAATTTGGTGTTGGTGCATTTTCTCCATCTTTGTTGAATATTAGTATGATTGCCTCAATGCTTATTTTGTATAATTTTTTTCATCCGCATATTTATACTTTATGTTTTGGAGTGGTGATAGGTGGAATACTTCAAATGGTTTTTTCTTATTACGGTTTAAAATTAGGAAAAATACCCATAAAATATACATTTAAAATAGAAGATTCAACAAAACAAATCTTAAAACTAATGTCTGTAACAGCAGTCAGTGGATCTGTGCTGCAAATTGGCGATATGATAGATACATTTATAGCAAGCTTTATGAAGGTTGGCAGTATATCATACCTATATTATGCTAATATTTTGTTTCAGCTACCTTTTGCTATAGTGGTGCTTGCTATCTCGCAAGCTACACTGCCTCAGTTAAGCAAACTGGAAAAAACTCAACTTGTCGAAAACACAAACAGTTTGCTAAAAATTATATTTAATTTATCAATACCTATCACACTGTATTTTATTTTTTTTGGTAAAGATTTAATTACCATCATTTTTCAGCATGGTAAATTTACGCCACAGGATACAGCTCACACTGATATTGCTCTTACAATGTTTATGCTTGGTTTTTTGTTTTTTTCACAGTTAAGGATAGTCAATAATGCATTTTACGCAATCAAAGATGTTAAAACACCGCTTAGAGCAGCTATATTAGCGGTTTTGTCAAAATTGGTCATTTCTCCATTATTTGCAATAATATTTGGTTTTTGGGGACTGGCTTTAGCTTTAAGTTTTGTGGGGCTTATTAATCTGATTATACTAAGCTATTATTTTAAAAAGAAAATAGGAAAAATCGTATATAAAGTGCCAAAAGAAAGCATAGTACTTTTTTTTGTTTTATTAACTATTTCAATAATCCTAAAATATATAGACTTTAGTAAAACCTATACAATAGACGCCATTTTTAGACTTGCCTTTTCAACATTAATCTATGCCCCTATTGGTTTGTATATAATTAAAAAAGAGCTTTTAAGCTATAGGATTAAGTAA
- the rsmI gene encoding 16S rRNA (cytidine(1402)-2'-O)-methyltransferase, whose protein sequence is MNTNLYVVATPIGNLKDITYRAVEILNSVDIVLAENPKHSKILLSTYNIKKNVVSYNDYNYQKKIPIALNLAKQGKTIALITDAGTPTIQDPGYRIVKAFVESGLNVEPIPGPSAFVCALQASGLTTDKFVFLGFLPKSLSKQSKLLLKYDLEATIIIYESPNRLKKTLENIKQTLGNRYVVIAKELTKIYEEFIRGHIEDIIKTLEEKKIVGEYVILIEKKNV, encoded by the coding sequence ATGAACACAAACCTTTATGTTGTTGCCACTCCTATTGGTAATTTAAAAGATATAACATACAGGGCCGTTGAGATTTTAAACTCCGTAGACATAGTTTTGGCAGAAAACCCAAAACACTCAAAGATATTGCTATCTACATACAACATCAAAAAAAACGTTGTTTCCTATAACGATTACAATTACCAAAAAAAAATACCGATAGCACTTAATCTTGCAAAACAAGGCAAAACAATAGCGTTAATTACTGATGCGGGCACACCTACTATACAGGATCCAGGATATAGAATTGTTAAAGCTTTTGTGGAAAGTGGGCTTAATGTTGAGCCCATACCAGGTCCAAGTGCTTTTGTATGTGCGCTGCAAGCAAGCGGTCTTACCACAGATAAATTTGTATTTTTAGGTTTTTTGCCAAAATCTTTATCAAAACAGTCAAAATTGCTTTTAAAGTACGATCTTGAAGCCACAATAATTATATATGAATCCCCAAATAGACTAAAAAAAACTCTTGAAAATATCAAACAGACATTAGGCAATAGATATGTTGTGATAGCTAAAGAGTTAACAAAAATTTACGAAGAGTTTATTAGGGGACACATTGAAGATATAATCAAAACCCTTGAAGAAAAAAAAATTGTTGGGGAGTACGTAATTCTAATCGAAAAAAAGAATGTTTAA
- the thyX gene encoding FAD-dependent thymidylate synthase has product MEVKLLNYTPNPDDICFETAKICYQSKSNDKEGLLNKIIKAGHLSILEHASFTFLIKGISRVASHQLVRHRIASFTQQSHRYTKASGFFTPENIQQNPKAKKTFDELIKKAQLAYEELIKLGLPKEDARYALPCAIVSDIIVTMNARELLHFFTLRTCQKAQKEIRDIAIEMLKLCKQTAPLIFKNAGPFCVRGGCYESKPCKDINQIRQFFVNL; this is encoded by the coding sequence ATGGAAGTAAAATTATTAAATTATACACCAAACCCTGACGATATTTGTTTTGAAACAGCAAAAATTTGTTATCAGTCAAAATCAAATGACAAAGAAGGACTGCTAAACAAAATAATCAAAGCTGGACATTTGTCCATTTTAGAACATGCAAGTTTTACTTTTTTAATAAAAGGTATAAGCCGCGTAGCCTCTCACCAACTTGTGCGACATAGAATTGCAAGCTTTACTCAACAATCACATCGATACACCAAGGCATCTGGTTTTTTTACGCCAGAAAACATACAACAAAATCCGAAAGCCAAAAAGACTTTTGATGAACTAATAAAAAAAGCACAATTAGCATATGAAGAATTAATAAAATTAGGTTTACCAAAAGAAGATGCGCGCTATGCTTTGCCTTGCGCAATTGTATCTGATATAATAGTTACTATGAATGCCAGAGAATTGCTCCATTTTTTTACATTAAGAACCTGTCAGAAAGCTCAAAAAGAAATTCGAGACATTGCTATTGAAATGCTAAAGCTCTGCAAACAGACCGCGCCTTTGATATTTAAAAATGCAGGTCCATTTTGCGTACGTGGCGGATGCTATGAATCAAAACCCTGCAAAGACATTAATCAAATAAGACAATTCTTTGTCAACTTATGA
- a CDS encoding septum formation initiator family protein: MRFTRLGKILENLLIVIFIIVIGVLIKSFYDNYSNLNNLHQTKGKMDKEVVKEKKEINHLKKSVNVTNSTIEDKARSQYYMQKDNETVIIFKK; this comes from the coding sequence ATGCGATTTACCCGACTTGGTAAAATTTTAGAAAATTTACTAATAGTTATTTTTATTATTGTCATAGGGGTTTTGATAAAAAGCTTCTATGACAATTACTCCAATTTAAATAATCTTCACCAAACTAAAGGAAAAATGGACAAAGAAGTAGTGAAAGAAAAAAAAGAGATAAATCACTTAAAAAAAAGTGTTAATGTTACAAATTCAACCATTGAAGATAAAGCAAGGAGTCAATACTATATGCAAAAAGATAACGAAACAGTTATAATATTTAAGAAGTGA
- the eno gene encoding phosphopyruvate hydratase, giving the protein MSAIIEVSAIEILDSRGNPTIKTIIKTEDGAIGKAEIPSGASTGSKEALELRDNDPQRYNGKGVLQAVSNVNDRIADEIIGMDVLEQAEIDNLLIELDGTENKSNLGANAILSVSMACAKAAARELNIPLYRYIGGLNAKTLPIPMLNVINGGVHADNNIDFQEYMIVPVGAQNFASAMQMASETFQMLKKLLKADGHSTGVGDEGGFAPNLKSNEEPLQYLVDAIEKAGYTPGEDIDIALDLAASEFYKDGYYYVSNNKISNTELIDLLGEFIEKYPIFSIEDPIAEDDLEGWSKITEELGEHIMIVGDDVFVTNEKIFSEGIEKGIANAILIKLNQIGTLTETLNVINLAQENGYNYVISHRSGETKDTFIADLAVATNSGFIKSGSVDRGERIAKYNRLLEIEQELKSNAIYPTW; this is encoded by the coding sequence ATGAGTGCAATCATTGAAGTTAGTGCAATTGAAATTTTAGACTCAAGGGGAAACCCCACCATCAAAACTATAATCAAAACAGAAGATGGGGCTATTGGAAAAGCAGAGATTCCATCTGGTGCTTCAACGGGCTCAAAAGAAGCATTAGAGTTAAGGGATAACGATCCACAAAGGTATAACGGAAAAGGTGTTTTGCAAGCTGTATCCAATGTTAATGATAGAATTGCAGATGAAATCATTGGTATGGATGTTTTAGAGCAGGCAGAAATTGATAATTTGCTTATCGAACTAGACGGCACAGAAAACAAATCAAACTTAGGTGCAAATGCTATTCTTTCTGTATCAATGGCTTGCGCAAAAGCTGCCGCAAGAGAGCTAAATATCCCACTTTATAGATACATTGGGGGTCTTAATGCAAAAACTTTGCCTATACCTATGCTTAATGTAATAAATGGTGGAGTTCATGCAGATAACAACATCGATTTTCAAGAATACATGATCGTGCCAGTCGGAGCTCAAAATTTTGCAAGTGCCATGCAAATGGCTTCAGAGACATTTCAAATGCTTAAAAAACTCTTGAAAGCTGATGGACATTCAACAGGTGTAGGTGATGAAGGCGGTTTTGCGCCAAACTTAAAATCAAACGAAGAACCATTGCAATACTTAGTAGATGCAATTGAAAAAGCAGGATACACTCCAGGTGAAGACATTGATATTGCATTGGATTTAGCAGCAAGTGAATTTTACAAAGACGGTTATTATTATGTTTCAAATAATAAAATATCAAATACTGAATTAATTGATTTGCTGGGCGAATTCATAGAAAAATACCCAATTTTTTCCATTGAAGATCCAATAGCAGAAGATGATTTGGAAGGATGGTCGAAAATAACAGAAGAACTTGGCGAACATATAATGATTGTTGGAGACGATGTATTTGTCACAAACGAAAAAATCTTTTCAGAAGGTATCGAAAAAGGCATAGCCAATGCAATACTAATAAAGCTAAACCAAATTGGTACACTAACTGAAACGCTCAATGTTATTAATCTGGCACAAGAAAATGGTTATAATTATGTAATTTCTCACAGATCTGGCGAGACAAAAGATACTTTTATAGCTGATTTAGCTGTTGCCACAAATTCCGGATTTATTAAAAGTGGCTCAGTCGACAGAGGGGAGCGTATCGCAAAATACAATAGATTGCTTGAAATTGAGCAAGAGCTGAAATCTAATGCGATTTACCCGACTTGGTAA